The following are encoded together in the Lactuca sativa cultivar Salinas chromosome 1, Lsat_Salinas_v11, whole genome shotgun sequence genome:
- the LOC111913477 gene encoding uncharacterized protein LOC111913477 produces MGDEEVMGSASPAPSDHKRKLDELDSEPFELPPASAESNGNSQSLADGHGDADGDGDADGDADAASTEDPDAKRPRLDDNSDGSETTENGHQEERVDEEKEDIAEPSDSVKNTELEENQEKSNEPLDDVNKESVTDEPLASSLELQAAENPVESPKEEQQEYGVEYQDPTTDVGLQEDESDLKEQSASADQLTSRRMEVPSNKVGVLIGKGGDTIRTLQYSSGARIQITRDSDVDPDSPFRPVELIGSLENINKAERLIKDVIAEADAGGSPSLVARGFSAHSSGGFGEQVHIQVPNEKVGVIIGKGGETIKNLQTRSGARIQLIPQHLPDGDQSRERTVRVTGDRKQIETAKELIKEVMEQPMRSSTPSGGHNQRQRGPGSNWGGPRGSGGGHHSHSHSHSHSHASGYSNNYSAPPSRGGGGSYPSQNPPYSSSGYGNYPPQQSLPPKNNYGWDQRPPPTNMPEQTGYGYDYYGGAPPPNPMQSHPNPMGMGPPPSSQVNYNYGPDYVQTAPQGGYGGQGQGYGEPRYDHNQGPMGQHSYSSYGGQGQATQPPPSTYPQNQGYGQQQQQVDQYGKPLAYNMPQQQQQGPYGQPYGPPPPRQQQPYPMSTGPTQQPYPQYGTPAPAPVNNDGYSHPGGYAPPPPVSGYGQQAAPGYAPPTGGYGQYPSTQPGYGEQAAANTGGYGYQGPAVDQGYGGGPGMGYGPPVQPTAYSQPAPALAPAPAPAPAQPGYDQSVPQTQTAGGYATPQPQPQPQSQPQAGYGQYDSSQMYR; encoded by the exons ATGGGGGACGAAGAGGTTATGGGCTCAGCAAGCCCTGCTCCGTCTGATCACAAGCGGAAACTCGATGAATTAGATAGCGAACCGTTCGAGCTACCACCGGCTTCCGCCGAGTCTAATGGCAATTCACAGTCGCTGGCCGACGGTCATGGTGATGCTGATGGTGACGGCGACGCCGACGGAGACGCCGATGCTGCTTCTACCGAAGATCCAGACGCGAAACGTCCTCGTCTCGATGACAATTCAGACGGTTCTG AAACTACCGAGAATGGACACCAGGAGGAAAGGGTAGATGAAGAAAAGGAAGACATTGCTGAACCATCAGATTCTGTGAAGAATACCGAGTTGGAGGAGAATCAAGAAAAGTCCAATGAACCCTTGGATGATGTGAACAAAGAATCTGTAACTGACGAACCCCTGGCAAGTTCATTGGAACTGCAAGCTGCTGAGAATCCTGTAGAGTCACCCAAAGAGGAGCAACAGGAATATGGAGTAGAATATCAGGATCCCACTACAGATGTTGGTTTACAAGAAGATGAGTCTGATTTGAAGGAGCAATCTGCTTCGGCTGACCAACTTACTTCACGCAGAATGGAAGTCCCAAGTAATAAG GTTGGTGTTTTAATTGGCAAGGGTGGTGACACCATCCGAACCTTGCAATATAGTTCGGGGGCAAGGATTCAAATCACACGGGACTCTGATGTTGATCCAGATTCGCCTTTCAGGCCTGTGGAGTTAATAGGTTCTTTAGAGAATATAAATAAGGCTGAGCGGCTGATAAAAGATGTTATAGCAGAG GCTGATGCTGGTGGTTCCCCTTCTTTGGTTGCCAGAGGTTTTAGTGCCCATTCTTCAGGGGGATTTGGAGAACAAGTTCACATACAAGTTCCAAATGAAAAG GTTGGTGTAATAATTGGGAAAGGTGGGGAAACTATTAAAAACCTGCAGACACGGTCTGGAGCACGCATTCAG TTGATTCCTCAACATCTTCCTGATGGGGACCAATCTAGAGAAAGAACTGTGAGAGTCACTGGTGATAGGAAACAGATTGAGACAGCAAAAGAATTGATCAAGGAAGTGATGGAACAG CCAATGAGGTCATCAACACCATCAGGTGGTCACAACCAGCGTCAACGTGGACCAGGGTCTAATTGGGGAGGACCAAGAGGCAGTGGCGGTGGTCACCATTCACATTCACATTCACATTCACATTCACATGCAAGTGGGTATAGTAACAACTATTCAGCACCACCATCAAGAGGTGGAGGTGGATCCTATCCATCTCAAAACCCACCATATTCCTCCTCAGGCTATGGAAATTACCCACCACAACAATCTCTGCCACCAAAAAACAATTATGGTTGGGACCAAAGACCACCTCCAACAAATATGCCTGAACAGACTGGTTATGGTTACGACTACTATGGTGGTGCACCACCTCCCAATCCCATGCAGTCTCACCCTAACCCAATGGGAATGGGCCCACCTCCTTCTTCTCAAGTAAACTACAACTATGGACCAGATTACGTGCAGACTGCACCACAGGGGGGGTACGGGGGGCAAGGGCAAGGTTACGGTGAACCCAGGTATGATCACAACCAGGGGCCCATGGGTCAACATTCATATTCTTCATATGGAGGACAAGGCCAAGCTACCCAGCCTCCACCTTCAACTTACCCTCAAAATCAAGGATATGGTCAGCAACAGCAGCAGGTTGATCAGTATGGTAAGCCCCTAGCCTACAACatgccacaacaacaacaacagggaCCCTATGGTCAGCCTTACGGACCACCTCCACCTCGTCAACAGCAGCCATACCCTATGTCAACTGGGCCCACCCAACAACCTTACCCTCAGTATGGTACTCCTGCCCCTGCTCCTGTTAATAATGATGGGTATAGTCACCCTGGTGGTTACGCTCCTCCTCCTCCGGTTTCTGGGTATGGACAGCAGGCAGCGCCTGGTTATGCTCCTCCGACTGGCGGTTATGGTCAGTACCCTTCGACACAACCTGGATACGGTGAACAAGCAGCAGCAAACACTGGAGGTTATGGTTACCAAGGGCCGGCTGTGGATCAGGGTTATGGTGGTGGTCCAGGGATGGGGTATGGTCCACCTGTTCAGCCTACTGCTTATTCTCAACCAGCACCAGCTTTGGCTCCGGCTCCAGCTCCAGCTCCAGCTCAGCCTGGCTATGATCAGTCTGTTCCTCAAACTCAAACAGCTGGTGGATATGCAACCCCACAGCCACAGCCTCAGCCTCAGTCACAGCCACAAGCAGGTTATGGTCAGTATGATAGTAGTCAGATGTAtcgttag